Proteins from a single region of Nakamurella alba:
- a CDS encoding isopenicillin N synthase family dioxygenase: MGSVPIIDLEPWYSGEPEGMAAVAAQVDEALQRVGFFLVTGHGVTRGCRAGVRIAARSFFELPDEVKEQYAVTVGGRGWLPPGVEANGFAEGTVTPPDLKESYSIGADRTTDQTGDPETDDFWFADNVWPSEIPWLEPVVGRYLEQMQELAQELLKIAAVALGAEPDLFTRQTERATHTLNINRYPSMDEAGEPEPGQFRIGPHTDFGTFTVLDRQPGKGGLQVWSPDGEWEDAPFHPDAFTINTGDLLARWSGDRWISNRHRVLPPQAEAPDEDLVSLVYFHEADHDAEIVALQPPLGRENDHEPVTSSVFLKKLLDAITVG; encoded by the coding sequence ATGGGCAGCGTCCCGATCATCGACCTGGAACCCTGGTACTCCGGCGAACCGGAGGGAATGGCGGCGGTGGCCGCCCAGGTCGACGAGGCGCTGCAGCGCGTCGGTTTCTTCCTGGTCACCGGGCACGGGGTGACCCGGGGGTGTCGCGCCGGCGTGCGCATCGCGGCGCGCAGCTTCTTCGAGCTGCCCGACGAGGTCAAGGAGCAGTACGCGGTGACGGTCGGTGGCCGTGGGTGGCTGCCGCCCGGTGTCGAGGCGAACGGGTTCGCCGAGGGCACCGTCACCCCACCGGATCTCAAGGAGTCGTACTCGATCGGGGCCGACCGCACCACGGACCAGACCGGCGACCCGGAGACCGACGACTTCTGGTTCGCCGACAACGTCTGGCCGTCCGAGATCCCCTGGCTGGAACCGGTCGTCGGCCGCTACCTGGAGCAGATGCAGGAGCTGGCGCAGGAACTGCTGAAGATCGCGGCGGTGGCGCTGGGTGCCGAACCCGACCTCTTCACCCGGCAGACGGAGCGCGCCACGCACACCCTGAACATCAACCGCTATCCGTCGATGGACGAGGCGGGCGAGCCCGAACCGGGACAGTTCCGGATCGGGCCGCACACCGACTTCGGCACCTTCACCGTGCTCGACCGTCAGCCGGGCAAAGGCGGCCTGCAGGTGTGGAGCCCCGACGGTGAGTGGGAGGACGCGCCGTTCCACCCCGATGCGTTCACCATCAACACCGGGGACCTGCTCGCACGGTGGAGCGGTGACCGGTGGATCTCCAACCGGCACCGGGTCCTGCCGCCGCAGGCCGAGGCGCCGGACGAGGACCTGGTGTCACTGGTCTACTTCCACGAGGCCGATCACGACGCCGAGATCGTCGCTCTGCAACCACCTCTCGGCAGGGAGAACGACCACGAACCGGTCACCTCCTCGGTCTTCCTGAAGAAGCTGCTGGACGCGATCACCGTCGGCTGA
- a CDS encoding UvrD-helicase domain-containing protein yields the protein MTSLFDLPDATPSRPAAARGRTSSALQARLDERAAPLLEGLNPQQQAAVQHRGSPLLVVAGAGSGKTRVLTRRIAFLLAAGGAQPGEILAITFTNKAAAEMKERVADLVGNRSRAMWVSTFHSACVRILRNEASTLGVRSGFTIYDSADSQRLVQMVVQDLELDPKKNSARSLAGAISNLKNELIDPETATDRASNDLERLIASVYTNYQSRLHAASAFDFDDLIMETVHLLQAFPAVAEHYRRRFRHVLVDEYQDTNHAQYMLVRQLVGPSLAEQAAADDGTGSGDALPPGELVVVGDADQSIYAFRGATIRNIVEFERDYPESSTILLEQNYRSTQNILSAANSVISKDRERRAKNLWTAEGNGPKIIGYVGDSEYDEARFVGQEIDQLSDTGDVRYGDVAIFYRTNAASRAIEDVFVRTGMPYRIVGGVRFYERREVKDALAYLKAVANPDDEVSLRRIINVPKRGIGERAEATVAHHAEQERITFGAALDKVAEIPFLASRSANAIKGFNDMMTVLRQQMDDGADPATLLTEVLERSGYRAELEGSDDPQDGSRLENLEQLVTVLRENAELLLGGGGAAGALADLGPDVTDDDAPAPPPQTGPELLAAVLEQLSLVADADQIPDSEDGVVTLMTLHTAKGLEFPVVFLTGMEDGMFPHQRALGDDKELAEERRLAYVGITRARQRLYVTRAVQRSAWGQPAANPASRFLSDIPEELIDWRRVVEHTPYVDRPDSFGPGGYFGGNRYESDDSGSRYGGRSAPVTASRFGAGSPARSRSINRPPLELSAGDRVNHDKYGLGKVTEVSGTGVRATATIDFGTAGTIRLMLIGGVPMTKL from the coding sequence ATGACGAGCCTGTTCGACCTGCCCGATGCGACCCCGTCCCGCCCCGCCGCTGCGCGTGGCCGGACGTCCTCGGCGCTGCAGGCGCGGCTCGACGAGCGAGCCGCTCCGCTGCTCGAGGGCCTCAACCCGCAGCAGCAGGCGGCCGTCCAGCACCGCGGATCGCCGCTGCTGGTGGTGGCCGGCGCCGGGTCCGGCAAGACCAGGGTGCTGACCCGCCGGATCGCTTTCCTGCTGGCCGCAGGCGGTGCGCAGCCGGGGGAGATCCTGGCCATCACCTTCACCAACAAGGCCGCCGCCGAGATGAAGGAGCGGGTCGCCGACCTGGTCGGTAACCGCTCCCGCGCGATGTGGGTCTCCACGTTCCATTCCGCCTGCGTGCGGATCCTGCGCAACGAGGCGTCCACGCTCGGGGTGCGGTCCGGCTTCACGATCTACGACAGCGCGGACTCCCAGCGGCTCGTCCAGATGGTGGTGCAGGACCTCGAGCTGGACCCGAAGAAGAACAGCGCGCGGAGCCTGGCCGGCGCGATCTCGAACCTGAAGAACGAGCTGATCGACCCGGAGACGGCCACCGACCGGGCGAGCAACGACCTCGAGCGTCTGATCGCCTCGGTGTACACGAACTACCAGAGCCGGTTGCACGCCGCCTCCGCGTTCGACTTCGACGACCTGATCATGGAGACGGTGCACCTGCTGCAGGCTTTCCCCGCTGTCGCCGAGCACTACCGGCGCCGGTTCCGGCACGTCCTGGTCGACGAGTACCAGGACACCAATCACGCCCAGTACATGCTGGTCCGCCAGTTGGTCGGACCGAGCCTGGCCGAGCAGGCCGCCGCCGACGACGGCACCGGCAGCGGAGACGCGCTGCCGCCGGGCGAGCTCGTGGTCGTCGGTGACGCCGACCAGTCGATCTACGCGTTCCGTGGCGCCACCATCCGCAACATCGTCGAGTTCGAGCGTGACTACCCGGAGTCGTCGACGATCCTGCTCGAGCAGAACTACCGATCCACGCAGAACATCCTGTCCGCCGCGAACTCGGTGATCTCCAAGGACCGTGAGCGCCGGGCCAAGAACCTGTGGACCGCGGAGGGCAACGGGCCGAAGATCATCGGCTACGTCGGGGACAGCGAGTACGACGAGGCCAGGTTCGTCGGTCAGGAGATCGACCAGCTCTCCGACACCGGGGACGTCCGCTACGGCGACGTGGCGATCTTCTACCGGACCAATGCGGCCTCCCGGGCGATCGAGGACGTGTTCGTCCGCACCGGAATGCCGTACCGGATTGTCGGCGGCGTGCGCTTCTACGAGCGGCGCGAGGTCAAGGACGCCTTGGCCTACCTCAAGGCCGTGGCCAACCCGGACGACGAGGTCTCCCTGCGCCGCATCATCAACGTCCCCAAACGCGGCATCGGCGAACGCGCCGAGGCGACCGTCGCGCACCACGCAGAGCAGGAGCGCATCACCTTCGGTGCGGCCCTGGACAAGGTGGCCGAGATCCCTTTCCTGGCATCACGGTCCGCGAACGCCATCAAGGGCTTCAACGACATGATGACCGTCCTGCGGCAGCAGATGGACGACGGCGCCGACCCGGCGACACTGCTCACCGAGGTGCTCGAGCGGTCCGGCTACCGGGCCGAGCTGGAGGGCTCGGACGACCCGCAGGACGGGTCGCGGCTGGAGAACCTGGAGCAGCTGGTCACCGTGCTCCGGGAGAACGCCGAACTGCTGCTCGGCGGTGGCGGGGCCGCCGGGGCACTGGCCGATCTCGGCCCCGACGTCACCGACGACGACGCACCCGCGCCGCCCCCGCAGACCGGACCCGAACTGCTCGCCGCCGTGCTGGAGCAGTTGTCGCTGGTGGCCGACGCCGACCAGATCCCGGACTCCGAGGACGGTGTCGTCACCCTGATGACGCTGCACACCGCGAAGGGTCTCGAGTTCCCGGTCGTGTTCCTCACCGGCATGGAGGACGGGATGTTCCCGCACCAGCGGGCGCTGGGTGACGACAAGGAGCTGGCCGAGGAGCGGCGACTTGCCTACGTCGGCATCACCCGTGCCCGGCAGCGGCTGTACGTCACCCGCGCCGTGCAGCGGTCGGCCTGGGGTCAGCCGGCCGCCAACCCGGCCTCCCGATTCCTGTCCGACATCCCCGAGGAACTGATCGACTGGCGCCGGGTGGTCGAACACACCCCGTACGTCGACCGACCCGACTCCTTCGGTCCCGGTGGATACTTCGGCGGCAATCGCTACGAGTCCGACGACTCCGGGTCGCGCTACGGCGGTCGGTCGGCGCCGGTCACCGCCTCCCGGTTCGGCGCCGGATCGCCTGCCCGGTCGCGGTCGATCAACCGCCCGCCGTTGGAACTGTCCGCGGGCGATCGGGTCAACCACGACAAGTACGGGCTGGGCAAGGTCACCGAGGTGTCCGGCACCGGAGTGCGCGCCACCGCCACCATCGACTTCGGCACCGCCGGCACGATCCGCCTGATGCTCATCGGCGGCGTCCCCATGACCAAGTTGTAA
- a CDS encoding purine-cytosine permease family protein, with product MSSTIAPEPALQGDRHYGAKVVAVEPGGAEQIPLAERHGRPLQLLWTWTSPNMEFATIYVGALGIIFGLSFWQTFSAVVLGTLLGAISHAVLSSWGPDTGLCQMVLSRRAFGRIGNILPAGINTLVAGVGWFAVNSVSGALALSALTGLNGYVSLVIVVALMLALAFFGHNLIQVFERFAAPVLTLIFVVGGIVIFTEADIGGSGSGAFPGAWWVLLGATFGYSAGWNPYGADYTRYLPPGSGRKAGIFAGIGLFVSCVLLESFGAAAFTALGPGFDGNPTDGYTSVLPGWLGNLTLLGIALGAIAANALNMYSSSISFAAMGITLRTPSLRAIIAVVMSIAGFVVAAIGLNHIENYEEFLLVIAYWVGPWLGVVFADRILRRYRPGETVYTDRKYRNWAGPIAMLVGAVASIWLFSAQVFYTGPIAAANPSIGDLTFVVGFVIAFALYAALVKPLADPITYAPSTDSTTKAA from the coding sequence ATGTCGTCGACCATCGCGCCGGAACCTGCTCTGCAGGGCGATCGCCACTACGGCGCGAAGGTGGTGGCCGTCGAACCCGGTGGGGCGGAGCAGATCCCGCTCGCCGAACGGCACGGCCGGCCGCTGCAGCTGCTGTGGACGTGGACCTCGCCGAACATGGAGTTCGCGACGATCTACGTCGGCGCGCTCGGCATCATCTTCGGGCTCAGTTTCTGGCAGACGTTCTCGGCCGTGGTGCTGGGCACCCTGCTCGGTGCGATCTCGCACGCCGTGCTCTCCAGTTGGGGTCCGGACACCGGCCTGTGTCAGATGGTGCTCTCCCGCCGGGCCTTCGGCCGGATCGGCAACATCCTGCCCGCCGGCATCAACACGCTGGTGGCCGGAGTCGGCTGGTTCGCGGTGAACAGCGTGAGCGGTGCGCTCGCCCTGTCGGCCCTGACCGGGCTCAACGGCTACGTCAGCCTGGTGATCGTGGTGGCACTGATGCTCGCGCTCGCGTTCTTCGGCCACAACCTGATCCAGGTCTTCGAGAGGTTCGCGGCACCGGTGCTCACGCTGATCTTCGTCGTCGGCGGGATCGTCATCTTCACCGAGGCCGACATCGGCGGTTCCGGGTCCGGCGCGTTCCCCGGCGCCTGGTGGGTGCTGCTGGGTGCGACCTTCGGGTACTCCGCCGGCTGGAACCCCTACGGCGCCGACTACACCCGCTACCTGCCGCCGGGCAGCGGACGCAAGGCCGGGATCTTCGCCGGCATCGGACTCTTCGTTTCCTGCGTGCTGCTGGAATCCTTCGGCGCCGCGGCGTTCACCGCTCTCGGCCCGGGCTTCGACGGCAATCCCACCGACGGCTACACGAGCGTGCTGCCGGGTTGGCTCGGTAACCTCACCCTGCTCGGTATCGCTCTCGGGGCGATCGCCGCGAACGCCTTGAACATGTACTCGAGCTCGATCTCGTTCGCCGCGATGGGAATCACGCTCCGCACGCCGTCGCTACGGGCGATCATCGCGGTGGTGATGAGCATCGCCGGGTTCGTGGTGGCCGCCATCGGGCTGAACCACATCGAGAACTACGAGGAGTTCCTGCTCGTCATCGCCTACTGGGTCGGACCGTGGCTGGGCGTGGTGTTCGCCGACCGCATCCTGCGCCGGTACCGGCCCGGCGAGACGGTCTACACCGACCGGAAGTACCGGAACTGGGCCGGTCCGATCGCGATGCTGGTCGGTGCCGTGGCCTCGATCTGGCTGTTCTCCGCCCAGGTCTTCTACACCGGGCCGATCGCGGCCGCGAACCCGTCGATCGGTGACCTGACCTTCGTCGTCGGCTTCGTCATCGCCTTCGCGCTCTACGCGGCGCTGGTGAAACCATTGGCCGACCCGATCACCTACGCCCCCTCGACCGACAGCACGACGAAGGCGGCCTGA